In Zingiber officinale cultivar Zhangliang chromosome 1A, Zo_v1.1, whole genome shotgun sequence, a genomic segment contains:
- the LOC122015342 gene encoding uncharacterized protein LOC122015342: MRSLSNLGVCLSLVSGFLFLALVAELYYLFWRKKKNRTNRGREDGGYRSCSAKNLFLPLFSWRNPSSLSTTAINPHEISNPLKAVEEEDGTVEAELKRLQSLAGPPRFLFTIEEETKEDLESEDGRSRKGSRGKSLSDLFVTSSTPFLTPLSSPPFFTPPLTPMFEPLTEEELIKMCSSPPPKFKFLKDAEEKLQRKKLTEEARKITEEEEGSFISIKIGWTKDKGQQQHSSSSQVIPLTSSPSSFKPLR; this comes from the coding sequence ATGCGAAGTTTGAGCAATTTAGGCGTCTGTTTGAGCCTTGTTTCAGGCTTCCTCTTCCTGGCTCTTGTTGCAGAGCTCTACTACCTCTTTTggcggaagaagaagaacagaacAAACAGAGGCAGGGAAGACGGCGGCTACAGGAGCTGCTCTGCCAAAAATCTTTTCCTTCCTCTCTTTAGCTGGAGGAATCCATCTTCCTTGAGTACCACAGCCATCAATCCCCATGAGATCTCTAATCCGCTGAAGGCAGTCGAGGAAGAAGATGGCACAGTGGAAGCAGAGCTGAAGAGGCTGCAGAGTCTTGCAGGTCCTCCGAGGTTTCTCTTCACCATCGAGGAGGAAACCAAGGAGGATTTGGAATCAGAGGACGGGAGAAGCAGGAAGGGATCAAGAGGGAAGAGCTTGAGCGATTTGTTTGTTACTTCAAGCACTCCATTCCTGACGCCTCTCTCCTCTCCTCCTTTTTTCACTCCTCCTCTGACTCCTATGTTTGAGCCATTGACGGAAGAGGAGCTCATCAAGATGTGTTCCTCTCCGCCTCCAAAGTTCAAATTTCTGAAGGATGCTGAGGAGAAACTACAGAGAAAGAAATTGACGGAAGAAGCAAGAAAAAtcacagaagaagaagaaggatctTTCATCTCTATAAAAATAGGATGGACCAAGGACAAAGGGCAACAGCAGCATTCGAGTTCCTCCCAAGTGATTCCATTAACCTCTTCACCTTCAAGTTTCAAGCCACTTCGTTGA